From Burkholderia sp. WP9, a single genomic window includes:
- a CDS encoding triphosphoribosyl-dephospho-CoA synthase produces MAEPPCSVAVDDVHAAFLAACRLDVETPKPGNVSVQSAGHGMRAAQFITSAEAAADALLKRGAPVGQRVLDALTRTRDAVGCNTNLGILLLVAPLAAALEDTVRPLSANAWRTATTRVLARLDIDDARLTYRAIALANPGGLGEAPEQSVHEPPTVNLREAMTLAAGRDSIARQYAESFRDIFETGLAAYREMPADQPHVATLNVFLTFLGHWPDSHIVRKQGRAVAQSVTLAARERHAQWRLALAQKHPDAAAQPLDAWDAELKASAINPGTSADLTVATLFVAGCLACACSAGASPRERREPRTGTDPVS; encoded by the coding sequence ATGGCTGAGCCTCCCTGTTCCGTCGCAGTCGACGACGTTCACGCCGCTTTCCTAGCGGCGTGCCGGCTCGATGTGGAAACGCCCAAGCCCGGCAACGTCAGCGTGCAAAGCGCAGGCCACGGCATGCGAGCAGCGCAGTTCATCACCAGCGCAGAGGCCGCCGCCGATGCGCTGCTCAAACGCGGCGCGCCGGTCGGCCAGCGCGTGCTCGATGCGCTGACCCGCACGCGCGACGCGGTCGGCTGCAACACGAACCTCGGCATCCTGCTGCTCGTCGCCCCGCTCGCCGCGGCGCTGGAGGACACCGTGCGCCCGCTGTCGGCCAACGCCTGGCGCACGGCGACCACACGCGTGCTCGCGCGGCTCGATATCGACGACGCGCGCCTCACGTACCGCGCAATTGCGCTCGCCAACCCCGGCGGTCTCGGCGAAGCCCCCGAGCAATCGGTCCACGAGCCGCCCACGGTCAACCTGCGCGAGGCGATGACCCTCGCCGCCGGGCGCGACAGCATCGCCCGTCAATACGCGGAGAGCTTTCGCGACATCTTCGAAACCGGGCTCGCCGCGTATCGCGAGATGCCCGCCGATCAGCCGCACGTCGCGACCCTCAATGTGTTTCTCACCTTTCTCGGCCACTGGCCCGACTCTCACATTGTGCGTAAGCAAGGTCGCGCCGTGGCGCAGAGTGTCACGCTTGCGGCACGCGAACGGCACGCGCAATGGCGCCTCGCGCTCGCGCAAAAGCACCCTGACGCGGCGGCTCAACCGCTCGATGCATGGGATGCCGAACTGAAGGCGAGCGCGATCAACCCCGGCACCAGCGCGGACCTGACCGTGGCGACGCTGTTCGTCGCCGGCTGCCTCGCCTGCGCCTGCAGCGCCGGCGCATCGCCACGCGAGCGGCGCGAACCGCGCACTGGCACGGATCCTGTTAGTTAG
- the fae gene encoding formaldehyde-activating enzyme — MAKINRVLIGESLVGDGNEVAHIDLLIGPRGSAAETAFCNALTNNKDGFTSLLAVIAPNLLTKPNTILFNKVTIKGAKQAVQMFGPAQHAVALAVADSVEDGTIPKDEADDLFLCVGVFIHWQAEDDKKIQEFNYKATREAIQRAVAGEPTAAEVVAKKGSVAHPFAPN, encoded by the coding sequence ATGGCCAAGATCAATCGCGTGCTGATAGGAGAGTCGCTCGTCGGCGACGGCAACGAGGTCGCACACATCGACTTGCTGATCGGACCGCGGGGTTCGGCTGCGGAAACCGCATTCTGCAATGCGCTCACCAATAATAAGGATGGCTTTACATCTCTACTTGCCGTCATCGCACCAAACCTCCTCACCAAGCCGAACACGATTCTGTTCAACAAGGTGACCATCAAGGGCGCCAAACAGGCCGTGCAGATGTTCGGCCCCGCGCAGCACGCCGTTGCGCTCGCTGTCGCGGACAGCGTCGAGGACGGCACGATCCCGAAGGACGAGGCGGACGACCTGTTCCTGTGCGTCGGCGTCTTCATTCACTGGCAGGCGGAAGACGACAAGAAGATTCAGGAGTTCAACTACAAGGCAACGCGTGAGGCGATCCAGCGCGCGGTTGCCGGTGAACCGACTGCCGCGGAAGTCGTGGCGAAGAAGGGCAGCGTCGCGCATCCGTTTGCCCCGAACTGA
- a CDS encoding dihydroneopterin aldolase — protein MDRIDAVRLASFSAAGAPGATVPSDSPATGARSGRMDIVFIEEFIGQTIIGIDSSEQHVLQPVRMNLAIGVPAIRACTTDRIEDTINYAAVRNALHALLASHGVRLLEALAEAVARLLINDFGAHWVRVALAKPAKFDDVAAVGVQIERQRSDMAQPATSLVGYASLGAGLIPN, from the coding sequence ATGGACCGTATCGATGCCGTTCGCCTTGCCAGTTTCTCCGCTGCCGGCGCGCCGGGCGCCACTGTCCCGTCCGATTCGCCGGCTACCGGCGCGCGGTCCGGGCGCATGGACATCGTTTTTATCGAGGAATTCATCGGTCAGACGATTATCGGTATCGACAGCAGCGAGCAACATGTGCTGCAGCCGGTGAGGATGAACCTCGCGATCGGGGTTCCCGCGATCCGTGCATGCACGACGGATCGTATCGAGGACACGATCAACTATGCGGCGGTACGCAATGCGCTGCATGCGCTGCTCGCCTCGCACGGCGTGCGCCTGCTCGAAGCGCTTGCCGAAGCGGTGGCGCGCCTGCTGATCAACGACTTCGGCGCTCATTGGGTGCGTGTGGCGCTCGCCAAACCCGCCAAGTTCGATGACGTGGCGGCCGTCGGCGTGCAGATCGAGCGGCAGCGCAGCGATATGGCCCAACCGGCCACGAGTCTCGTGGGGTATGCGTCGCTTGGAGCAGGGTTGATTCCGAACTGA
- a CDS encoding sigma-54-dependent Fis family transcriptional regulator has product MSLLADSTLHVREVLNVVNHQLATRPTSEPVAQSWARCMNEFQLDPSRFVTPPVLTDYELSSRRDAMGDLIACSKLEMTTLYQQLADPELAVVLVDAGGMIVHQVSSVPFAEAVAADGFRVGALWSEREAGTNGMGTCLAERDCIAVCQHEHFYPRYTSLTCSAAPIFDDRGEIAAVLDVTSRSKLLQQHSLVLVGMSRQMIENRLLDARYRHANMIHFHSRPEFVGTLHGGKLAVADDSTVLAANRSALFQLGFRTLGELRGRRIEEAFNASLEDMIARSIRGSFHPVTVYSANATNRFFLVAQTPQSSAGRGTRVAMTAPAARASAVDKRPAPARLDEIAHLEFGDPRMASQIQLAARVVQRKIPVIIRGQTGTGKEVFAQALHSISPHAAGPFVPVNCASLPENLIESELFGYRAGAFTGAQREGRRGKIVQANGGTLFLDEIGDMPLSLQARLLRVIEEHEVTPLGAETTIKVDFQLISASHRNLLELVHSGQFREDLYYRLKGVELNLPPLAERIDKLALIHHLLENESDDEPPELTPEAEHALLTYAWPGNIRQLRHVLQMAIALCDGQPIRCEDLPAEVTQRGPETGLVAASRTAVADPEPHLADEADLSALNAIQLNERGTVLTLLDEHRWNVSNVAKALGISRNTLYRKMRRLHIRLSHDGSALDGAPPDGLSPDDSPSEESPPCNA; this is encoded by the coding sequence ATGTCGTTGCTTGCTGACAGCACGCTGCACGTCCGTGAAGTTCTGAACGTCGTCAACCATCAGTTGGCAACGCGACCGACGAGCGAACCCGTCGCTCAATCGTGGGCGCGCTGCATGAACGAATTCCAGCTCGACCCTTCCCGTTTTGTCACGCCCCCGGTCCTGACGGACTACGAACTAAGCTCGCGCCGCGATGCCATGGGCGATCTGATCGCGTGCTCGAAGCTCGAAATGACCACGCTTTATCAGCAACTGGCCGATCCCGAACTGGCGGTCGTGCTGGTCGATGCGGGTGGGATGATCGTCCATCAGGTTTCGTCGGTGCCTTTCGCTGAAGCCGTGGCGGCAGACGGCTTTCGCGTCGGCGCCTTGTGGAGCGAGCGCGAAGCCGGCACGAACGGCATGGGCACGTGTCTGGCCGAACGCGACTGCATCGCAGTGTGCCAGCACGAACATTTCTATCCGCGCTATACGTCGCTCACCTGCTCCGCCGCGCCGATTTTCGACGACCGCGGCGAGATTGCCGCCGTGCTGGACGTGACGAGCCGCTCGAAGCTGCTCCAGCAGCATTCTCTGGTGCTCGTGGGCATGTCGCGGCAAATGATCGAAAACCGCCTGCTGGATGCGCGTTACCGGCACGCGAACATGATCCACTTCCACAGCCGCCCGGAATTCGTTGGTACGCTGCACGGCGGCAAACTGGCGGTCGCGGACGACAGCACGGTGCTCGCCGCGAATCGCAGCGCCCTCTTTCAGCTCGGTTTCCGCACGCTCGGCGAATTGCGCGGCCGGCGCATCGAGGAAGCCTTCAATGCATCGCTCGAAGACATGATCGCGCGCAGCATTCGCGGGTCGTTTCATCCTGTTACCGTGTATAGCGCGAACGCGACCAACCGCTTCTTTCTCGTCGCGCAAACGCCGCAAAGCAGCGCGGGGCGCGGCACCAGGGTGGCGATGACAGCGCCGGCCGCGCGCGCCAGCGCCGTCGACAAACGGCCGGCGCCGGCCCGGCTCGACGAAATCGCGCACCTCGAATTCGGCGACCCGCGCATGGCTTCGCAAATCCAGCTTGCGGCGCGCGTGGTCCAGCGCAAAATCCCGGTCATCATCCGCGGGCAAACGGGCACCGGCAAGGAAGTCTTCGCGCAGGCGCTGCACAGCATCAGCCCGCACGCGGCGGGCCCGTTCGTGCCGGTGAACTGCGCGTCGCTGCCCGAAAACCTGATCGAAAGCGAACTGTTCGGCTATCGTGCCGGCGCCTTCACCGGCGCGCAGCGCGAAGGGCGGCGCGGCAAGATCGTGCAGGCCAACGGCGGCACACTCTTTCTCGACGAAATCGGCGACATGCCGCTCTCGTTGCAGGCGCGGCTTCTGCGCGTGATCGAGGAACACGAGGTCACGCCGCTCGGTGCCGAGACGACCATCAAGGTCGATTTTCAGCTCATTAGCGCGAGTCACCGCAATCTGCTCGAACTCGTGCATAGCGGGCAATTCCGCGAGGATCTGTATTACCGGCTCAAAGGCGTCGAACTGAATCTACCGCCGCTCGCGGAACGGATCGACAAGCTCGCGCTGATTCATCATCTGCTCGAAAACGAATCCGACGATGAACCACCCGAGTTGACCCCGGAAGCCGAACACGCGTTGCTGACCTATGCGTGGCCCGGCAATATCCGCCAGTTGCGTCACGTGTTGCAGATGGCTATCGCGCTGTGCGACGGGCAGCCGATCCGCTGCGAAGACCTGCCTGCCGAAGTCACGCAACGTGGGCCGGAAACCGGACTGGTGGCGGCTTCCCGCACGGCGGTAGCGGACCCCGAACCGCATCTCGCCGACGAAGCGGATCTTTCCGCGCTCAATGCGATCCAGTTGAACGAACGCGGAACCGTTCTCACGCTGCTCGACGAGCATCGCTGGAATGTCAGCAACGTCGCCAAGGCGCTCGGCATCAGCCGCAACACGCTGTACCGGAAGATGCGCCGGCTGCACATCCGTCTGTCGCACGACGGCTCGGCGCTCGACGGCGCGCCGCCCGACGGACTGTCACCCGACGATTCGCCATCCGAAGAATCGCCGCCCTGTAACGCATGA
- a CDS encoding flavoprotein — protein sequence MTQAPARNLADFKPDARFAWCVTGSGHLLDESIALALELPRVDLFLSAAAEEVLPLYGWPLPTLRKHFRVFRDNSASGVPVGMLYHGMYHTVVIAPATSNTVAKCAFGISDTLPTNMYAQAGKQCIPGIVFACDTEPTVVTQSPNEWVELRPRAIELDNVERLSRFEYTTLVRSLDELKAALAERLSTLDLA from the coding sequence ATGACCCAGGCGCCCGCTCGCAATCTCGCGGACTTCAAGCCCGATGCGCGCTTCGCATGGTGCGTAACCGGCTCCGGCCACTTGCTCGACGAGTCGATTGCGCTCGCACTTGAGTTGCCGCGCGTCGACCTCTTCCTTTCCGCAGCCGCGGAAGAAGTGCTGCCGCTTTACGGCTGGCCGCTGCCGACCTTGCGCAAGCACTTCCGCGTGTTTCGCGACAATAGCGCGAGCGGCGTGCCGGTCGGCATGCTCTATCACGGTATGTATCACACGGTCGTGATCGCGCCGGCCACCAGCAATACGGTGGCCAAATGCGCGTTCGGCATCTCCGATACGCTGCCGACCAATATGTACGCGCAGGCGGGCAAGCAATGCATTCCGGGCATTGTCTTTGCATGCGACACGGAACCGACCGTGGTCACGCAAAGCCCGAACGAATGGGTCGAACTGCGTCCGCGGGCGATCGAACTCGACAACGTTGAGCGCCTGTCGCGCTTCGAATACACGACGCTCGTCCGCTCGCTGGATGAACTGAAAGCGGCGCTCGCTGAACGCTTGTCGACTCTCGATCTCGCATGA
- a CDS encoding DUF6513 domain-containing protein, protein MDHIVFLTGRLAEKSLIRVLESMAPTPFSWEIREIGLQVAALMTADMIRRRVPVPLVAQRVIVPGRCRGDLAALAEHYGVPFERGPEEVKDLPQFFGREAQPFDLTRYETDIFAEIVDAPRLDLDGIAARAREYAAQGADVIDIGCLPETPFPHLEDAVRLLKDQGYRVSVDSMRSEELLRGGRAGADYLMSLNLDTLWIADEVPSTPILVAREPGDPASLDAAIELLAARGRAFLADPILDPIPFGLAASIARYVRLRERYPDIAIMMGIGNVTELTEADTSGINAVLLGMAVELRVSAVLTTSVSLHARRAVREADVARRVMHAAREAQVLPKGINSDLATVHAKRPFPYSAAEIDEFARDVRDPNFRVQVSADGIHVYNRDGHRQTGDPFALYPDLHLEADGGHAFYMGVQLARAEIAWRLGKRFDQDQPLDWGCAVERPEQDLTAWHAPGETMKKR, encoded by the coding sequence ATGGACCACATTGTCTTCCTGACTGGCCGGCTCGCCGAAAAGAGCCTGATCCGCGTGCTCGAAAGCATGGCGCCGACGCCGTTCAGTTGGGAGATTCGCGAAATCGGCCTGCAGGTCGCGGCACTCATGACGGCCGACATGATCCGCCGCCGGGTGCCTGTTCCGCTCGTCGCACAGCGCGTGATCGTGCCGGGTCGCTGCCGTGGCGATCTCGCCGCGCTGGCCGAACACTACGGCGTGCCGTTCGAGCGCGGCCCGGAGGAGGTCAAGGATCTGCCGCAATTCTTCGGCCGCGAGGCGCAGCCTTTCGACCTGACGCGCTACGAGACCGACATTTTTGCCGAGATCGTCGATGCGCCTCGGCTCGACCTGGACGGCATCGCCGCGCGGGCGCGCGAGTACGCCGCGCAGGGCGCAGACGTGATCGACATTGGTTGCCTGCCCGAAACGCCGTTTCCGCATCTGGAAGACGCGGTGCGCCTGCTGAAAGACCAGGGGTATCGTGTGAGCGTCGATTCGATGCGTAGCGAAGAACTGCTGCGCGGCGGCCGCGCCGGCGCCGACTATCTGATGAGCCTGAACCTCGATACGCTATGGATCGCCGACGAGGTGCCGTCCACGCCGATCCTCGTCGCCCGCGAACCGGGCGATCCGGCCTCGCTCGACGCCGCGATCGAGCTGCTCGCCGCACGCGGACGCGCGTTTCTCGCCGACCCGATTCTCGATCCGATTCCATTCGGCCTTGCCGCGTCGATTGCGCGTTATGTCCGGCTGCGCGAGCGTTACCCGGATATTGCCATCATGATGGGCATCGGCAATGTCACCGAGTTGACCGAGGCCGACACCAGCGGCATCAACGCCGTCCTGCTCGGCATGGCCGTGGAGCTTCGCGTGAGCGCGGTGCTCACCACGTCAGTCAGCCTGCATGCGCGGCGCGCGGTGCGCGAAGCCGACGTAGCCCGCCGGGTGATGCACGCCGCCCGCGAGGCGCAGGTGCTGCCCAAAGGCATCAACAGCGATCTTGCGACCGTTCATGCCAAACGCCCGTTTCCGTACAGCGCCGCCGAAATCGACGAGTTTGCCCGCGACGTGCGCGACCCCAACTTCCGTGTCCAGGTCAGCGCCGACGGCATTCATGTCTACAACCGCGACGGCCATCGCCAGACAGGCGACCCATTCGCGCTCTACCCTGACCTGCATCTCGAAGCCGACGGCGGCCACGCATTCTATATGGGCGTCCAGCTCGCGCGCGCGGAGATCGCATGGCGGCTCGGCAAGCGTTTCGATCAGGACCAGCCGCTCGACTGGGGCTGCGCGGTCGAGCGTCCCGAGCAGGACCTCACGGCGTGGCACGCGCCGGGCGAGACGATGAAAAAGCGCTGA
- the rpe gene encoding ribulose-phosphate 3-epimerase: MRDFLIAPSLLSADFARLADEIRDVTAAGADWIHLDVMDNHYVPNLTVGPLVCSAIRPHTSVPIDVHLMTMPVDSLVTSFAEAGANTISFHPEASLHVHRTIELIKTSGARAGLALNPATPLTVLDHVIERLDVVLVMSVNPGFGGQAFIPQTLDKLRALRERVDAAMQRTGRRLLIEVDGGVKAANIAQIAAAGADVFVAGSAVFGAGDYARAIAAMRDELEQVNEDSEGAGALAMAQ, encoded by the coding sequence ATGCGTGATTTCCTGATCGCCCCATCGCTGCTGTCGGCGGATTTTGCCCGCCTGGCCGACGAGATTCGCGACGTGACCGCGGCCGGCGCGGATTGGATTCATCTGGACGTGATGGACAATCATTACGTGCCGAACCTCACGGTCGGGCCGCTCGTGTGCTCGGCCATTCGTCCGCATACGTCCGTGCCGATCGACGTGCATCTGATGACGATGCCCGTCGATTCGCTCGTGACCAGCTTTGCCGAAGCGGGCGCGAATACCATCAGCTTTCATCCGGAAGCGTCGCTGCACGTACACCGCACCATCGAGCTCATCAAGACGAGCGGCGCGCGCGCGGGACTGGCGCTCAATCCGGCCACGCCGCTCACGGTGCTCGACCATGTGATCGAGCGGCTCGACGTAGTGCTCGTGATGTCGGTGAATCCCGGTTTCGGCGGGCAGGCGTTCATTCCGCAAACGCTGGATAAACTGCGGGCGTTGCGCGAACGGGTCGATGCGGCGATGCAGCGGACCGGACGGCGCTTGCTGATCGAGGTGGACGGCGGGGTGAAGGCGGCCAATATCGCGCAGATCGCGGCGGCGGGCGCGGATGTATTCGTGGCGGGTTCCGCGGTGTTCGGCGCTGGCGACTACGCGCGGGCGATCGCCGCGATGCGCGACGAACTGGAGCAGGTAAACGAAGACAGCGAAGGCGCTGGCGCGTTGGCGATGGCGCAATGA
- the fba gene encoding class II fructose-bisphosphate aldolase (catalyzes the reversible aldol condensation of dihydroxyacetonephosphate and glyceraldehyde 3-phosphate in the Calvin cycle, glycolysis, and/or gluconeogenesis), producing MPFIALRQLLDHAAEHGYGVPAFNVNNMEQIHAIMQAAEATASPVILQASAGARKYAGEPYLRHLVLAALEAHPDIPLVLHQDHGASPAVCQQAIRSGFTSVMMDGSLLPDQKTPAAYEYNVDVSRRVVEAAHAVGVSVEGELGCLGSLETGTAGDEDGVGAEGQLSRDELLTDPREAQIFVEATGVDALAIAIGTSHGAYKFSRQPTGDILAIDRIVEIHERIPNTHLVMHGSSSVPQEWLAVIREYGGEIPTTYGVPVEEIQRGIAHGVRKVNIDTDIRLAMSGAMRKSMANARAEFDPRAALKAATAAASAICVERFEAFGCAGQASRIKPLPLDAMARRYH from the coding sequence ATGCCCTTCATAGCACTGCGGCAACTATTGGACCACGCGGCCGAGCACGGCTACGGCGTGCCCGCCTTCAACGTGAATAACATGGAGCAGATCCACGCGATCATGCAGGCCGCCGAAGCGACCGCCAGTCCGGTGATCCTGCAGGCGTCGGCGGGCGCGCGCAAGTACGCGGGCGAACCGTACCTGCGCCATCTCGTGCTGGCCGCGCTGGAGGCGCATCCGGATATCCCGCTCGTGCTGCACCAGGATCACGGCGCGAGCCCGGCGGTGTGTCAGCAGGCAATCCGCTCGGGCTTCACGTCGGTGATGATGGACGGCTCTCTGCTGCCCGACCAGAAGACGCCCGCAGCCTACGAGTACAACGTCGACGTGAGTCGCCGGGTCGTGGAGGCGGCGCATGCGGTGGGCGTTTCCGTCGAAGGCGAACTCGGTTGTCTCGGTTCGCTCGAAACCGGCACGGCGGGTGACGAGGACGGTGTGGGCGCCGAAGGCCAGCTCTCGCGCGACGAGTTGCTCACCGATCCGCGCGAGGCGCAGATTTTCGTGGAGGCGACCGGCGTGGACGCGTTGGCGATTGCGATCGGCACGTCGCATGGCGCATACAAATTCAGCCGCCAGCCGACCGGCGATATTCTCGCGATCGACCGGATCGTCGAAATTCATGAACGGATTCCGAACACGCATCTCGTCATGCACGGTTCCTCGTCGGTGCCGCAGGAGTGGCTCGCGGTGATCCGCGAATACGGCGGCGAGATTCCCACCACATACGGCGTGCCCGTCGAGGAAATCCAGCGCGGCATTGCGCATGGCGTGCGCAAGGTCAATATCGACACCGACATCCGACTCGCGATGAGCGGCGCGATGCGCAAGTCGATGGCGAATGCGCGCGCCGAATTCGACCCGCGCGCCGCGTTGAAGGCGGCGACGGCGGCGGCGAGCGCGATCTGCGTCGAACGTTTCGAGGCGTTCGGCTGCGCGGGCCAGGCGTCGCGCATCAAGCCCTTGCCGCTCGATGCGATGGCGCGCCGTTACCACTAA